Proteins found in one Brachyspira murdochii DSM 12563 genomic segment:
- the glyS gene encoding glycine--tRNA ligase subunit beta → MKDLLIEILVEEIPADFAYPASISFKKIMEETLKSNGVNFKSVTAYTTPRRLSILAEDVEEKSKDEVVEFRGPLFESALKDGVLTKAGEGFLKSHNIDAGLMKNIDENEAFNRPYIKEVNGKKYLFVKEEKKGVETKKLFEEVLEDIVSKIDFKKKMRWADKDFAFVRPIRNVLALFGDEIIKTSVAGIETNNKITGHRLLSPEFTEIHNPKDYEKVLLEKHVVVSREKRLENIISQLENIEKEFGFEAVSKKKVSEIVVDLVEEPYLLTAEFDSKFLEVPKEVLTSEMIEHQKYFPLCKKDGSLTNVFVITANQPKTPQIIAGNIRVLTARLSDGRFLYQEDIRKGMDEMNERLEMLMFRKELGSVADKVKRLEKNSELLIKLLGYEKDKDNILKAIKYMKSDLVSNMVYNFPELQGIMGGYFAKAMNLNDDIALAINEQYRPLFAADEIPSNDTGKAIAILDKMDNIAAGFYVGDIPTGSQDPNALRRQALGIINILIKSKKHVNLKKLIEDAINSMPKDARNNKSEDLIKDIFEFFKSRFENDIDFAKDSVAGVLSTGIDDMYDAYLKIEAIDEFRKKNEALFSNLLTVFKRIKNMIKSAKDVNLDEALLKEEAEKSLYNTYKEKLNEVNKLMENREYEKTFSLLASLYEPLDKFFKDIMVNVEDEKIKNNRIALLSSVDKIFKNMLDFSSLVK, encoded by the coding sequence GTGAAAGATTTACTTATTGAAATATTGGTTGAAGAAATACCTGCAGATTTTGCCTATCCTGCAAGTATCAGTTTTAAAAAGATTATGGAAGAAACATTGAAAAGTAATGGTGTAAACTTCAAATCTGTAACAGCTTATACAACTCCGAGAAGATTATCAATTCTTGCTGAAGATGTAGAAGAAAAATCTAAAGATGAAGTTGTAGAGTTTAGAGGGCCTTTATTTGAAAGTGCTTTAAAAGACGGGGTATTGACAAAAGCAGGAGAAGGTTTTTTAAAATCTCATAATATTGATGCAGGATTAATGAAAAATATAGATGAAAATGAAGCATTCAATAGACCATATATAAAAGAAGTAAACGGAAAAAAATATTTATTTGTAAAAGAAGAGAAAAAGGGTGTAGAAACTAAAAAACTATTTGAAGAAGTATTGGAAGATATAGTTTCTAAAATAGATTTTAAAAAGAAGATGAGATGGGCTGATAAAGATTTTGCTTTTGTACGTCCTATTAGAAATGTACTTGCTTTATTCGGAGATGAAATTATTAAAACTTCTGTTGCTGGAATAGAAACCAACAATAAAATAACAGGACATAGACTTCTTTCTCCAGAGTTTACTGAAATTCATAATCCTAAAGATTATGAGAAAGTATTGCTTGAAAAACATGTTGTTGTGTCAAGAGAAAAAAGACTTGAAAATATTATTAGTCAGTTAGAAAATATAGAAAAAGAGTTTGGATTTGAGGCAGTTTCTAAGAAAAAAGTATCAGAAATAGTTGTAGATTTGGTGGAAGAGCCGTACTTACTAACTGCTGAATTTGATTCTAAATTTTTGGAAGTTCCTAAAGAAGTATTAACAAGCGAAATGATAGAACATCAGAAATACTTCCCATTATGTAAAAAAGACGGATCTTTAACTAATGTATTTGTAATAACTGCAAATCAGCCTAAAACTCCTCAGATAATAGCTGGAAATATAAGAGTATTAACAGCAAGACTTTCAGACGGAAGATTCTTATACCAAGAAGATATAAGAAAAGGTATGGATGAGATGAATGAAAGACTTGAAATGCTAATGTTTAGAAAAGAGCTTGGAAGTGTTGCCGATAAAGTAAAAAGACTTGAGAAAAACTCTGAGCTTTTAATAAAACTTTTAGGATATGAAAAAGATAAGGATAATATACTTAAAGCTATTAAATATATGAAATCAGATTTAGTAAGCAATATGGTTTATAACTTCCCAGAACTTCAGGGTATAATGGGCGGATATTTTGCTAAAGCTATGAATCTTAATGATGATATTGCATTAGCTATTAATGAACAGTACAGACCTTTATTTGCTGCTGATGAAATACCTTCTAATGATACTGGTAAAGCTATAGCAATACTTGATAAAATGGATAATATAGCGGCAGGATTCTATGTAGGTGATATACCAACTGGTTCTCAGGACCCTAATGCTTTAAGAAGACAGGCTCTTGGTATTATAAATATACTTATAAAATCTAAAAAGCATGTTAATCTTAAAAAATTAATAGAAGATGCAATTAATTCTATGCCTAAAGATGCAAGAAATAATAAAAGCGAAGATTTAATAAAAGATATATTTGAGTTCTTTAAATCACGTTTTGAAAATGATATTGATTTTGCTAAAGACTCTGTTGCAGGAGTTCTCTCTACAGGTATAGACGATATGTATGATGCTTACTTAAAAATAGAAGCTATTGATGAGTTTAGAAAGAAAAATGAGGCTTTATTCTCTAATCTTTTAACAGTATTTAAAAGAATTAAAAATATGATTAAATCTGCTAAAGATGTTAATTTAGATGAAGCTTTATTAAAAGAAGAAGCAGAAAAATCATTATATAATACATATAAAGAAAAATTAAATGAAGTGAATAAACTTATGGAAAATAGAGAATATGAAAAAACTTTCTCTCTTCTTGCGAGTCTTTATGAACCTTTGGATAAATTCTTTAAAGATATAATGGTTAATGTGGAAGATGAAAAGATTAAAAATAACCGTATAGCTTTGCTTTCTTCAGTAGATAAAATTTTCAAAAACATGCTTGATTTCTCTAGTTTGGTAAAATAG
- the lpxC gene encoding UDP-3-O-acyl-N-acetylglucosamine deacetylase, with the protein MQTIKTKQNILIIDDEEDILTTCQTILEDEGYDVEIAKNNNEAEKILESKNINLVFLDVWLPNVDGLDILSHIKEKYPSTVVIMMSGHAGVETAVRATKMGAYDFLEKPISISKLLSSCDEVFKDHVNNNIEIENTNNEHTNKKTECKYKIHQRTIAKSVVVSGFALMEGRKTALTLVPAEANTGIVFIDINTNTHIKLSPENILSKDKSGAVNSTALVSGNRYIKTTEHFLAALHMMGITNLIVKCDGEVPNVDGSALVFCDALKEAGFVEQDDYADPIVIDSTLTYGNVNDDETYIILSPYDGLEVTLRIDFAGSIGVQKYTYKFENFDQFTEEIGKARSFNTIDNIDYAQKMGMAGSGMIGSHILLCDGKVINTKLHFDNEFVRHKILDIIGDLYILSRPIKAKITANKSSHSFNHSVVHDLANRYL; encoded by the coding sequence ATGCAGACAATAAAAACAAAACAAAATATATTAATAATAGATGATGAAGAAGACATACTTACAACATGTCAAACTATTTTAGAAGATGAAGGCTATGATGTAGAGATAGCAAAAAATAATAACGAAGCTGAAAAAATACTAGAAAGTAAAAATATTAATTTGGTATTTTTAGATGTATGGCTTCCTAATGTAGATGGGCTTGATATTTTATCACATATAAAAGAAAAATATCCTTCTACAGTTGTTATTATGATGAGCGGACATGCCGGAGTAGAAACAGCCGTAAGAGCTACAAAAATGGGAGCTTATGACTTTTTAGAAAAGCCTATAAGCATATCTAAATTACTTTCAAGCTGCGATGAAGTTTTTAAAGATCATGTTAATAATAATATAGAAATAGAAAATACAAATAATGAACATACAAATAAAAAAACTGAATGCAAATATAAAATACATCAAAGAACAATAGCTAAAAGTGTAGTTGTGAGCGGTTTTGCTCTAATGGAAGGAAGAAAAACTGCATTAACGCTTGTACCTGCAGAAGCTAATACTGGAATAGTTTTTATAGATATTAATACAAATACTCATATAAAATTATCCCCTGAAAATATTTTATCAAAAGATAAGTCCGGAGCCGTTAATTCCACTGCTTTGGTATCTGGAAACAGATATATAAAAACTACAGAACATTTTTTAGCAGCACTTCATATGATGGGCATTACCAATTTAATAGTAAAATGCGACGGAGAAGTTCCTAATGTAGATGGTTCGGCTTTGGTATTCTGCGATGCTTTAAAAGAGGCTGGTTTTGTTGAACAAGATGATTATGCAGATCCTATAGTTATAGATAGTACTTTAACTTACGGAAATGTTAATGATGATGAAACTTACATTATACTATCACCTTATGACGGACTTGAAGTAACTTTGCGTATAGATTTTGCGGGTTCTATAGGCGTTCAGAAATACACTTATAAATTTGAAAACTTTGATCAGTTTACAGAAGAAATAGGTAAAGCTAGATCATTTAATACTATAGATAATATAGACTATGCTCAGAAAATGGGTATGGCTGGAAGCGGTATGATAGGAAGCCATATATTATTATGCGACGGTAAGGTTATAAATACAAAACTTCATTTTGATAATGAGTTTGTAAGGCATAAAATTTTGGATATAATTGGAGATTTATATATTTTATCAAGACCAATAAAAGCTAAAATAACTGCAAATAAATCCTCACATTCTTTTAACCATTCTGTTGTGCATGATTTGGCAAATAGATATTTATAA
- a CDS encoding sigma-70 family RNA polymerase sigma factor produces MADSRLKTNTTEEQNNISLYFADAKKEKLLTREEEIELTKRLKEGDAEARSKLIRSNLRFVITIAKQYKNSGLLLEDLISEGNMGLIIAADRFDPDKGYHFISYAVYWIRQSILRAINEKSRLIRLPLNKAMDLVDLERTVHQYYYKSGYTPDVNELAAILNKDPNDILHIMSMSTEHISLEGEYNYDGMKDRLIDTIEDKTSKNVEETAINKELMEELKTAIESLSDIEKQIINARYGIDQERKTLKEVGEMFSFTKERIRQIEKKALRKMHSQKYSSLKDFLK; encoded by the coding sequence ATGGCAGATAGCAGACTAAAAACGAATACAACAGAAGAACAAAATAATATATCTCTATATTTTGCTGATGCTAAAAAGGAAAAGCTATTAACCCGCGAAGAGGAAATAGAACTTACAAAAAGGCTAAAAGAAGGCGATGCAGAGGCAAGGTCTAAACTTATTAGAAGCAATTTAAGATTTGTTATAACTATTGCAAAACAGTATAAAAACAGCGGACTTCTGCTCGAAGATCTTATAAGTGAAGGCAATATGGGGCTTATAATAGCAGCTGATAGATTTGACCCTGATAAAGGATATCACTTTATATCATATGCTGTGTATTGGATAAGGCAGAGTATATTAAGAGCTATCAATGAAAAATCAAGACTGATAAGGCTTCCTCTCAATAAAGCTATGGATTTGGTTGATTTGGAACGTACAGTACATCAATATTACTATAAAAGCGGATATACTCCTGATGTTAATGAGCTTGCTGCTATATTAAATAAAGACCCTAACGATATACTGCATATTATGTCTATGAGTACAGAGCATATATCTCTTGAAGGAGAATATAATTATGATGGAATGAAGGATAGGCTTATAGACACTATAGAGGATAAAACTTCAAAAAATGTTGAAGAGACTGCTATAAATAAAGAGCTTATGGAAGAATTAAAAACTGCTATTGAAAGTTTGTCGGATATAGAAAAACAGATAATCAATGCAAGATATGGTATAGACCAAGAGAGAAAAACGCTTAAAGAAGTTGGAGAGATGTTTTCCTTTACTAAAGAACGTATAAGACAAATAGAAAAAAAAGCATTAAGAAAAATGCATTCTCAGAAATACAGTTCATTAAAAGATTTCTTAAAATAG